A single Nisaea sp. DNA region contains:
- a CDS encoding FkbM family methyltransferase: MSGERPSLTEMLDIDVTIDVVDIGANPIAVDGRPPYQDLLEAGKVRLVGFEPNRDALAELQARKSAHETYLPHAVYDGTEQTLRICKAPGMTSLLEPNPAVLSCFHGFDEWGQVIGRETIQTVRLDDVAEIDNLDFLKIDIQGAELEVFRNGTDKLANCLVIQSEVEFMQMYDNQPLFSDVDLFLREHGFMLHRFVQPVSRVVKPLIVDNNPYAGLSQSVWADAIFIRDFTRFDLLNPVQLLKIALILHDVYSSFDVALRALLTRDAMLGTRFGEAYLRKLERH, translated from the coding sequence ATGAGTGGTGAACGACCGTCTCTGACGGAAATGCTCGACATAGACGTGACGATCGATGTCGTCGATATCGGCGCCAACCCGATCGCGGTCGATGGCCGCCCGCCGTACCAGGATCTTCTGGAAGCGGGGAAGGTGCGGCTCGTTGGGTTCGAGCCTAACCGGGATGCGCTGGCCGAGCTTCAGGCGCGGAAAAGCGCGCATGAAACCTATCTACCCCATGCGGTTTATGATGGAACGGAGCAGACCTTGAGGATCTGCAAAGCGCCGGGGATGACCTCCTTGCTGGAGCCCAACCCGGCGGTGTTGAGCTGCTTTCACGGCTTTGACGAATGGGGCCAGGTCATCGGCCGGGAGACAATCCAGACAGTCCGCCTCGATGATGTTGCCGAGATCGATAATCTCGATTTTCTGAAGATCGACATTCAGGGGGCGGAGCTCGAGGTTTTTCGGAACGGGACCGACAAGCTCGCAAACTGCCTGGTGATCCAGTCTGAAGTCGAATTCATGCAGATGTACGATAACCAGCCGCTGTTCTCCGACGTCGATCTGTTCTTGCGGGAGCATGGGTTCATGCTCCACCGCTTTGTCCAGCCGGTCAGTCGGGTGGTGAAGCCGCTTATTGTCGATAACAATCCTTACGCAGGTCTCAGCCAGTCCGTATGGGCGGATGCGATCTTCATTCGGGATTTCACGCGCTTCGATTTGCTGAACCCTGTGCAGTTGCTGAAAATCGCGCTGATCCTGCACGACGTATACAGTTCTTTCGATGTCGCGCTGCGGGCGCTGTTGACCCGCGATGCCATGCTCGGCACCCGCTTCGGTGAGGCATATCTTCGGAAACTGGAACGTCACTAG
- a CDS encoding PLP-dependent aminotransferase family protein codes for MTSQEFDFEAVVRQDLPAPAGRWNGFPNFNFVGGHNAPESIPTDALVDAATRVLQREGATLATYSLESGPQGYRPLREFLAGKLGRDAGMTCTADDVLLTSGSLQGLDLINEVMLAPGDTVLIEEATYGGCLTRFQRLGVTPIGIKLDEQGMRVDHLAETLAKLASEGTKPKFIYVIPTVQNPTASIMPLERREELLRLAEQYDVAVIEDECYSDLIWDGKRPPALHALDKSGRVVFVGSFSKSIAPALRVGFIVAPWAFMARLLSCKTDAGSGALEQMVLAEFCNTHFENHVAGLNKVLKQKCDVLIEAMEKNFGTVAEFEAPPGGIFLWVKLPAEVDTSRLASEAAKHGIQVNPGAEWSIEGPGAKRAIRICYANPPVETIRKGIAALAEVCREEFGVPKTIANA; via the coding sequence ATGACATCGCAGGAGTTTGATTTTGAAGCCGTGGTGCGGCAGGACCTGCCGGCACCGGCCGGGCGCTGGAACGGTTTTCCGAACTTCAATTTCGTTGGCGGTCACAATGCGCCGGAAAGCATTCCGACCGATGCGCTGGTGGATGCGGCGACACGCGTCCTTCAGCGCGAGGGGGCGACTCTCGCCACCTATAGTCTGGAAAGCGGTCCCCAGGGCTATCGTCCGCTCCGTGAATTCCTTGCCGGGAAACTGGGCCGTGATGCGGGGATGACCTGTACGGCAGATGATGTGCTGCTGACTTCCGGCTCCCTGCAGGGGCTCGATCTTATCAATGAGGTGATGCTGGCGCCGGGGGATACGGTGCTTATCGAGGAAGCGACCTATGGCGGTTGCCTGACACGGTTCCAGCGCCTCGGCGTTACCCCGATCGGCATCAAGCTGGATGAGCAGGGCATGCGAGTGGACCATCTGGCCGAGACCCTGGCCAAACTGGCTTCCGAAGGAACGAAACCGAAATTCATTTATGTCATCCCGACTGTGCAGAACCCGACCGCCTCGATCATGCCGCTGGAGCGCCGCGAGGAATTGCTGCGGCTGGCCGAGCAATACGATGTCGCCGTGATCGAGGACGAGTGTTACTCGGACCTGATCTGGGACGGCAAGCGTCCCCCCGCCTTGCATGCGCTGGACAAGAGCGGACGTGTGGTCTTTGTCGGCTCTTTCTCCAAATCCATCGCTCCGGCCCTTCGCGTCGGCTTCATCGTTGCACCCTGGGCGTTCATGGCGCGATTGCTGTCCTGCAAGACCGACGCAGGCTCCGGCGCCCTTGAGCAAATGGTGCTGGCTGAATTCTGCAACACGCATTTCGAAAATCATGTCGCCGGGCTGAACAAGGTGCTGAAGCAGAAATGTGATGTGCTGATCGAGGCGATGGAGAAGAACTTCGGCACCGTGGCGGAATTCGAAGCGCCTCCGGGCGGTATTTTCCTCTGGGTCAAACTGCCGGCCGAGGTCGATACATCGCGTCTCGCATCGGAAGCGGCCAAGCATGGCATCCAGGTCAATCCGGGGGCCGAATGGTCCATCGAAGGGCCGGGAGCGAAGCGGGCGATCCGGATCTGCTACGCCAATCCCCCAGTCGAGACGATCCGGAAGGGCATTGCCGCGCTGGCGGAAGTCTGCCGGGAGGAGTTCGGCGTTCCGAAGACGATCGCGAACGCCTGA
- a CDS encoding SRPBCC domain-containing protein: protein MTFAYLKSPHGADPIIVEGTFPASPERIFQAFTTPEDLVQWFGNHALEKAEVDLRVGGSWTFTFAEKDGARDILHGQYEEIDPGRILVFSWRHHKETAAGKGELSPASEVAVYFTAVDGGTRVRLIHSMVESESSRLNICGGWDACFGDLERILQSDTPATAATA from the coding sequence ATGACATTCGCCTATCTGAAATCGCCGCACGGCGCCGATCCGATCATTGTCGAAGGCACTTTCCCGGCATCCCCCGAACGGATTTTCCAGGCCTTCACCACGCCGGAAGACCTGGTTCAGTGGTTCGGCAACCACGCACTGGAAAAGGCGGAGGTCGATCTCAGGGTCGGTGGGAGCTGGACTTTCACCTTCGCGGAGAAAGACGGAGCGCGCGACATTCTGCATGGGCAGTATGAGGAAATCGATCCGGGCCGGATTCTGGTCTTCAGCTGGCGCCACCATAAGGAGACGGCGGCAGGAAAAGGCGAGCTTTCCCCCGCGTCAGAGGTCGCCGTGTATTTCACGGCGGTGGACGGCGGCACCCGTGTCCGGTTGATCCATTCGATGGTGGAAAGCGAAAGCTCGCGGCTCAATATCTGCGGCGGCTGGGACGCCTGTTTCGGCGATCTTGAGCGGATATTGCAGAGTGATACACCGGCTACGGCGGCTACAGCCTGA
- a CDS encoding metalloregulator ArsR/SmtB family transcription factor, which yields MPALDQTFAALSDETRRAILARLHEGEAALSEVAQPFNMSQTAVSKHVRVLSDAGLVTVRKRGRTRYCALNAGPMKDAAAWLNTYKQFWEDGFKSLARFLEEEK from the coding sequence ATGCCAGCACTCGATCAAACTTTTGCAGCCCTTTCGGACGAAACACGCCGGGCAATTCTGGCGCGCCTGCATGAGGGAGAGGCCGCACTGTCCGAAGTTGCGCAACCGTTCAACATGTCCCAGACGGCCGTCTCCAAACATGTCCGTGTGCTTTCCGATGCCGGGCTCGTCACCGTCCGCAAACGCGGCCGGACCCGCTACTGCGCCCTCAATGCCGGGCCCATGAAAGACGCGGCTGCCTGGCTGAACACCTACAAGCAGTTCTGGGAGGATGGCTTCAAAAGCCTCGCCCGTTTCCTGGAGGAAGAGAAATGA
- a CDS encoding MBL fold metallo-hydrolase — MLVRSIGLAVALVGSLAFSTGAAEAQTVSVTPLGSHDGEFCRFDRAMMFEDPDGTRILYDAGRTVAGAGDPRLGKVDALLVSHMHGDHVGDRHIDAVNAGECGAPAMTKVDAPNTNSVNIALDKSALIVTGSEMPRFFASKLKALGGDPKKSQLVRFGASRKVGGVTITTVPAVHSNGVAGAFIGGQLGKLLNESGLTAYAGPPTGYVLTFSNGLVVYLSGDTGVTAEQRTVVGEQYGAELVVMNIGDTFTTGPTEAAFVVNELIKPVSVIPSHANEIGTKGGKVIAGTKTEAFIKAVKVPAHVPLSGKVMAFDGAGKCTSGC, encoded by the coding sequence GTGCTTGTGAGATCCATAGGACTGGCAGTTGCTCTAGTTGGAAGTCTGGCCTTCTCGACAGGGGCTGCCGAAGCGCAAACCGTGAGCGTAACGCCGCTTGGCAGTCACGACGGTGAATTCTGCCGTTTCGACCGGGCGATGATGTTCGAAGATCCGGATGGCACGCGCATTCTTTACGATGCGGGGCGCACGGTTGCCGGAGCAGGTGATCCGCGTCTCGGTAAAGTGGATGCGTTGCTGGTCAGCCATATGCACGGAGACCATGTGGGTGACCGTCATATCGATGCGGTCAACGCCGGGGAATGCGGTGCGCCGGCCATGACGAAAGTGGATGCACCGAACACCAACAGCGTGAACATCGCGCTCGATAAATCCGCGCTGATTGTCACCGGAAGCGAGATGCCGAGATTTTTCGCGAGCAAGCTGAAGGCTCTTGGCGGCGATCCGAAAAAGTCCCAGCTCGTCCGCTTTGGTGCATCCCGCAAGGTTGGCGGGGTCACAATCACGACCGTGCCGGCTGTTCATTCCAATGGGGTGGCAGGCGCCTTTATCGGTGGGCAACTCGGAAAACTGCTGAATGAGTCGGGTCTGACGGCCTATGCCGGTCCGCCGACCGGCTATGTGCTGACTTTCAGCAATGGCCTTGTCGTTTATCTCTCCGGCGATACAGGCGTGACAGCGGAGCAACGTACCGTGGTCGGCGAGCAGTACGGTGCGGAGCTTGTGGTGATGAACATCGGTGATACTTTCACCACCGGCCCGACCGAGGCGGCTTTTGTCGTGAATGAGCTGATCAAGCCGGTTTCCGTGATTCCCTCGCACGCGAACGAGATAGGCACCAAGGGCGGCAAGGTTATTGCGGGCACCAAGACGGAGGCTTTCATCAAGGCGGTGAAGGTTCCGGCGCATGTGCCGCTCAGTGGCAAGGTCATGGCCTTCGACGGTGCCGGAAAATGCACATCAGGTTGCTAG
- a CDS encoding PAS domain-containing protein, producing the protein MPSNPDHIAATQTCRAPRNRLKNIILRLRKELPLKLIHTGTAPDKLSHPDLPKSENNHPVGMKKTMDLQNIAPDFSMDDLASDAQRAMYEYWQIARGNAALPPKSTLDPVELPRRSLPSLAVMEPIDGNDFRVRIVGTGVHYAVGRDITGQRVSQIDGAESALDRLRQCRDAEAMYYASGPATWASGPQKYFTSLMLPFGSPGHIERILIVLQFTHHSPASLSRPPLEISMQQSGIETRGAAAGRSSSREVQDETPNASIRLLAT; encoded by the coding sequence ATGCCTTCAAACCCCGATCACATTGCTGCGACACAGACATGCAGAGCGCCACGCAACCGCCTCAAAAATATCATTCTGCGCCTGAGGAAAGAGTTACCGTTAAAATTGATTCATACTGGTACCGCTCCGGATAAACTCTCTCATCCGGATCTTCCGAAGAGCGAAAACAACCATCCAGTTGGCATGAAAAAGACTATGGATTTACAGAATATCGCTCCGGATTTTTCGATGGATGACCTCGCCAGCGATGCACAACGCGCCATGTATGAGTACTGGCAGATCGCGCGAGGCAACGCCGCCCTGCCTCCAAAATCAACGCTCGACCCCGTGGAGTTGCCTCGCCGGAGCCTGCCATCGCTTGCTGTGATGGAACCGATAGACGGTAACGATTTCCGGGTCAGAATCGTCGGCACCGGCGTCCATTACGCGGTTGGAAGGGACATTACCGGCCAAAGGGTCAGCCAGATCGACGGTGCGGAAAGTGCTTTGGATCGTCTGCGCCAGTGCCGCGACGCGGAAGCCATGTATTATGCCAGCGGCCCCGCAACCTGGGCCAGCGGGCCGCAAAAATACTTTACGTCTCTCATGCTGCCGTTCGGTTCACCCGGGCATATTGAGCGCATTTTGATTGTGCTCCAGTTCACGCATCACTCACCTGCGAGCCTCTCCAGGCCCCCGCTTGAGATATCGATGCAGCAAAGCGGAATTGAGACGAGAGGAGCTGCAGCCGGACGCAGCTCCTCTCGCGAAGTTCAGGACGAAACGCCGAACGCTTCGATCAGGCTTCTAGCAACCTGA
- a CDS encoding YHS domain-containing (seleno)protein codes for MSLRLVLRSGLVAAGIVTGMLLLTPAPAGAGEAPVYTGFLSNLAVNGYDPVAYFKEGRPVEGTADYTLEYKGAEWRFASAENREAFRQNPEHYAPQYGGYCAWAVAQGSTAKGDPLNWRIVNDKLYLNYNAEIQTRWQKDAAKNIQSADRNWPRIIE; via the coding sequence ATGTCACTACGTCTGGTTTTGCGTTCCGGATTGGTCGCCGCCGGGATTGTGACCGGAATGCTGTTGCTGACCCCGGCGCCGGCCGGAGCAGGAGAGGCCCCGGTTTATACAGGCTTCCTCTCCAATCTTGCCGTGAATGGGTACGATCCCGTCGCCTATTTCAAGGAAGGGCGGCCGGTCGAAGGCACGGCCGACTATACGCTCGAGTACAAGGGGGCCGAGTGGCGCTTTGCCTCTGCGGAAAACCGTGAGGCATTCCGTCAGAACCCCGAGCATTATGCCCCGCAATATGGCGGCTATTGCGCATGGGCTGTGGCGCAAGGGAGCACGGCCAAGGGAGATCCCCTGAATTGGAGGATCGTCAACGACAAGCTCTACCTCAACTACAATGCGGAGATTCAGACGCGTTGGCAGAAGGATGCCGCAAAGAACATTCAATCAGCGGATCGGAACTGGCCGCGGATTATTGAATGA
- a CDS encoding NAD(P)-dependent oxidoreductase, producing the protein MSEATGIVGLGNAGLAVASALLKHGPVLGYDRSKERCKLAQDAGVNVVESLDDLDGRTPVVLLSLPKPEASLAVAGAIAAWSSVPELVIETSTVTPDTAQKSAALLEVAGVGFVDAAIAGGVASMAAGEITFFLGGTDVNKAAAKPVLDRIASRIFDLGPVGAGMGTKVVNNGVMHAVMVVLIEAFAMSRKLDIPTDTLVEILNREEGLLRPLIHRVGERMQDGNYAAGMSVSNARKDSVLALETAQQLGVPLFATLASHTPYEIAEAKGMGDQDYAALAKLWEDWCGIDFER; encoded by the coding sequence ATGTCGGAAGCAACAGGGATAGTCGGACTCGGCAACGCGGGCCTGGCGGTCGCGTCGGCGCTACTGAAGCATGGTCCGGTGCTGGGATATGACCGCTCCAAAGAACGCTGCAAGCTGGCGCAGGATGCCGGCGTCAATGTGGTGGAGAGTTTGGATGATCTCGATGGCCGCACGCCCGTCGTGCTGCTGTCTTTGCCCAAACCGGAAGCTTCTCTGGCGGTAGCCGGTGCCATCGCTGCATGGTCGAGCGTTCCGGAGCTTGTCATCGAGACCAGCACGGTGACCCCGGATACCGCACAGAAATCGGCGGCGCTACTGGAAGTCGCCGGCGTGGGCTTCGTAGATGCGGCGATCGCCGGCGGTGTTGCCAGCATGGCAGCTGGAGAGATCACGTTTTTCCTTGGCGGGACAGATGTAAACAAGGCGGCGGCAAAACCGGTACTGGACCGCATCGCCAGCCGCATCTTCGATCTCGGTCCGGTGGGGGCGGGGATGGGAACGAAGGTCGTCAATAACGGCGTCATGCATGCGGTCATGGTGGTCCTGATCGAGGCTTTCGCCATGTCACGCAAGCTCGATATTCCGACGGATACGCTGGTTGAAATCCTGAACCGGGAGGAAGGCTTGCTGAGGCCGCTGATCCATCGGGTCGGGGAGCGGATGCAAGACGGCAATTACGCGGCCGGGATGTCCGTCAGCAACGCGCGGAAGGATTCCGTGCTGGCACTCGAAACCGCGCAACAACTCGGTGTTCCGTTATTTGCGACTCTGGCCTCTCACACACCCTATGAAATTGCCGAGGCGAAAGGAATGGGTGATCAGGACTACGCGGCCTTGGCCAAATTATGGGAAGATTGGTGTGGCATCGACTTCGAGCGCTGA
- a CDS encoding PAS domain-containing protein, which produces MTYGDSGSPIGDALDQIAGRLRTDSTRNLLDHWRTIKGTDLAPSRHRIDPSQLAQILSSVWLCDYEREADRFRYRLTGERVATRFGHKLSKHYLDDNTDPDYYPRVHRYYRNVIDFPAVLYIYGRLYAETDDPIHGERILLPLSDDGQTVHGLIGATAEIVPRKNPEPRYLPEFQKHIYVTLETGAVVEESLPV; this is translated from the coding sequence ATGACCTATGGAGACTCGGGATCGCCAATTGGCGATGCACTTGACCAGATTGCGGGAAGGTTGCGCACGGACAGTACGCGCAACCTGCTGGATCATTGGCGCACGATCAAGGGCACGGATCTGGCGCCAAGCCGGCACCGGATCGACCCGTCCCAATTGGCGCAGATTCTGTCGAGTGTCTGGTTGTGCGACTATGAGCGGGAAGCAGATCGGTTCCGCTACAGGTTGACCGGTGAGAGAGTGGCAACACGGTTCGGCCACAAACTCTCCAAGCACTATCTGGATGACAATACGGACCCGGACTATTATCCGCGGGTACATCGCTACTACCGAAATGTCATCGATTTCCCGGCGGTATTATATATTTATGGGCGACTCTACGCGGAAACGGATGATCCGATTCATGGCGAGCGGATCTTGCTGCCGCTATCCGACGATGGGCAGACCGTGCACGGGCTCATCGGAGCAACAGCGGAGATCGTTCCGAGGAAAAATCCGGAACCGCGCTATTTGCCTGAATTCCAGAAACATATTTACGTCACTTTAGAAACCGGTGCCGTCGTCGAGGAATCCCTTCCGGTTTGA
- a CDS encoding response regulator, with product MSAILVVDDDKSLRDLLSVVLRERGHDVETAEEGNAALELMAQARFEMVISDIIMPGKEGMETIKEIRALYPDVQIIAMSTGGSMGNSQVLEYARMIGAHESIRKPVELPSLLTTVERMLS from the coding sequence ATGTCCGCAATTCTTGTCGTGGACGATGATAAATCTCTCAGGGATTTGCTGTCAGTAGTGCTTCGGGAACGAGGCCATGACGTGGAAACCGCAGAAGAGGGAAATGCGGCGCTTGAGTTGATGGCGCAAGCGCGTTTCGAAATGGTGATCTCCGATATCATCATGCCGGGCAAGGAAGGCATGGAAACGATCAAGGAGATCCGCGCGCTCTATCCGGATGTTCAGATTATTGCGATGTCCACCGGCGGGTCGATGGGGAATTCTCAGGTTCTCGAATATGCCCGTATGATCGGGGCTCATGAATCGATCCGGAAGCCGGTCGAGCTGCCAAGCCTGCTTACCACCGTCGAGCGGATGCTGTCCTAG
- a CDS encoding class I SAM-dependent methyltransferase yields MDRIYRVQRHFYDLTRKYYLLGRDRLIRELEPLPGQTVCEIGCGTARNLVKMARRYPDCRYFGIDASAEMLETAETSLRRAGLEATVRLGLAYAEQFDPESTFDEAGGFDHIVFSYSLSMIPPWRDSLERAVALLRPGGTLHIVDFGNQRGMPGWFRRLLFVWLSWFHVEHRPGIRLWVERQAEDGNLTVSNTSLGGHYADLFRLRKPEEGRNIPR; encoded by the coding sequence ATGGACCGGATCTACCGGGTCCAGCGGCATTTCTACGATCTGACCCGGAAATACTACCTGCTGGGCCGGGACCGCCTGATACGGGAGCTGGAGCCGCTTCCGGGCCAGACCGTCTGCGAGATCGGCTGCGGCACGGCCCGCAATCTGGTGAAAATGGCCCGGCGCTATCCGGACTGCCGGTACTTCGGCATCGACGCCTCGGCGGAGATGCTGGAGACGGCAGAGACCTCCCTCCGCCGAGCGGGCCTTGAGGCGACAGTGCGTCTGGGGCTCGCCTATGCGGAACAGTTCGATCCGGAGTCGACTTTCGACGAGGCCGGCGGTTTCGACCACATCGTGTTTTCCTATTCACTCTCCATGATCCCGCCGTGGCGGGACTCGCTGGAGCGGGCCGTTGCCCTGCTTCGGCCGGGTGGAACGCTGCATATTGTGGATTTCGGAAATCAGCGCGGCATGCCTGGCTGGTTCCGGAGGCTGCTGTTCGTCTGGCTCTCCTGGTTCCACGTCGAGCACCGCCCCGGCATACGTCTCTGGGTAGAGCGCCAGGCCGAGGACGGAAACCTTACTGTCTCCAACACATCCCTCGGCGGGCACTATGCCGATCTTTTCAGGCTACGGAAGCCTGAAGAAGGCCGGAATATACCCAGGTAA
- a CDS encoding DUF3419 family protein, with the protein MTANSLLTDAVIKNKQLSKRGILERMFTMAFKGFVYPQIWEDPEVDLEALQLDENSRIFTIASGGCNILNYLTEQPAHIQAVDLNPAHVALTRLKLTALEQLPDHETFFRFFGHADEQENKRVYFRNVAPHLDPETRAYWSKRGLRGRRIDMFTRNVYEFGLLGRFIGLLHFVARLHGKNPRHILRAETMEEQRTLFEDVIGPVFDSRIVKALCRMPVSFYGLGIPPAQFEALSASAGGDMAGLMRSRLERLACDFSIDDNYFAWQAFGRGYDRQQRQAIPRYLRDSNHQTLRDNASKVDVVQASMTDFLADCDAESRDRYILLDAQDWMNTEQLTALWSEILRTSAPGARVIFRTAGEESPLPGRVPAEILDRWDYQAEQSLDLGRRDRSSIYGGFHLYIRRD; encoded by the coding sequence ATGACCGCCAACAGCCTCCTCACCGACGCAGTCATCAAGAACAAGCAATTATCGAAGCGCGGCATCCTTGAGCGGATGTTCACGATGGCCTTCAAGGGCTTCGTCTATCCGCAGATCTGGGAAGATCCCGAAGTCGATCTGGAAGCACTGCAGCTCGACGAGAACAGCCGGATATTCACCATCGCATCGGGCGGCTGCAACATCCTGAACTACCTGACGGAGCAACCGGCGCATATCCAGGCGGTCGATCTCAATCCCGCCCATGTCGCCCTCACCCGGCTAAAACTGACGGCGCTGGAACAGTTGCCCGACCACGAGACCTTCTTCCGCTTCTTCGGCCATGCGGACGAGCAGGAAAACAAGCGGGTCTATTTCCGTAATGTCGCCCCGCATCTTGATCCGGAGACACGGGCCTACTGGAGCAAGCGCGGGCTGCGCGGCCGGCGGATCGACATGTTCACCCGCAATGTCTACGAGTTCGGCCTGCTCGGCCGCTTCATCGGTCTGCTGCATTTCGTGGCCCGGCTGCATGGAAAAAACCCCCGTCACATTCTGCGGGCGGAGACCATGGAAGAGCAGCGTACCCTGTTCGAGGACGTGATCGGCCCGGTCTTCGACAGCCGCATCGTCAAAGCGCTCTGCCGGATGCCAGTCTCCTTCTACGGGCTCGGCATTCCGCCTGCACAGTTCGAGGCGCTTTCGGCCTCGGCGGGGGGCGACATGGCAGGGTTGATGCGCTCGCGGCTGGAGCGGCTGGCCTGCGATTTCTCGATCGACGATAACTACTTCGCCTGGCAGGCATTCGGACGCGGCTATGACCGTCAGCAGCGCCAGGCCATCCCGCGCTATCTCAGGGACAGTAACCACCAGACCCTGCGGGACAATGCTTCGAAGGTCGATGTCGTGCAGGCCTCGATGACGGACTTCCTGGCCGACTGCGATGCCGAAAGCCGGGACCGCTACATCCTGCTGGACGCACAGGACTGGATGAACACAGAGCAGCTGACCGCCCTCTGGTCCGAGATCCTGCGCACCTCGGCGCCGGGCGCACGGGTTATCTTCCGCACCGCTGGCGAGGAAAGCCCGCTGCCCGGACGCGTTCCGGCGGAAATTCTCGACCGATGGGATTATCAGGCCGAACAGTCCCTCGATCTCGGCCGGCGCGACCGCTCGTCCATCTATGGAGGCTTCCATCTCTACATCCGCAGAGATTGA
- a CDS encoding S1C family serine protease → MNDIGRMVAAACLAAGVLFMAADARAQTDARLAWATASPSIFEVEPTWPGYQKPGFGAPAGTAPEGTGVAILRSGLLVTAAHVVSKATEVHVRAPDGTRLPATILAIDQKTDVAFLTVDLQTSPITLAEARPETGAPVCTLSNAFGLGIGITCGVVSANKRSGIGFNHTEDFIQTDTSVNPGSSGGALVDLEGRLVGMLSAIFTKDSDSDIGVNFAVSTDLMLKSLPAASR, encoded by the coding sequence ATGAATGACATTGGCCGAATGGTTGCCGCAGCATGTCTCGCTGCCGGGGTACTGTTCATGGCGGCGGACGCCCGGGCCCAGACCGACGCGCGGCTTGCCTGGGCCACTGCCTCGCCATCGATCTTCGAGGTGGAGCCGACCTGGCCCGGCTACCAGAAGCCGGGCTTCGGTGCCCCGGCTGGCACCGCGCCGGAGGGAACGGGTGTCGCGATCCTGCGTTCGGGCTTGCTGGTAACGGCGGCCCATGTCGTCTCCAAGGCAACGGAGGTGCATGTCCGCGCGCCGGACGGCACCCGGTTGCCGGCCACCATCCTCGCCATCGACCAGAAGACGGATGTCGCCTTCCTGACCGTCGATCTTCAGACCTCTCCCATCACGCTGGCCGAAGCCCGTCCGGAAACCGGCGCGCCGGTCTGCACACTCTCGAACGCGTTCGGTCTTGGCATTGGCATCACCTGTGGCGTGGTCTCCGCCAACAAGCGGTCGGGCATCGGCTTCAATCACACGGAGGATTTCATCCAGACCGATACCTCGGTCAATCCGGGCTCGTCCGGCGGAGCGCTGGTCGATCTGGAGGGCAGGCTGGTCGGGATGCTGTCGGCGATCTTCACCAAGGATTCCGATTCCGACATCGGGGTGAATTTCGCGGTTTCGACGGACCTGATGTTGAAGAGCCTGCCAGCGGCGTCGCGCTAA
- a CDS encoding enoyl-CoA hydratase/isomerase family protein: MPASLPGPFETLSLEMPSEHVLLLTLDRPERGNALNTQMGFDLRDLFTALYHDQQGIRCIVITGRGEKIFCAGGDLKERNNMTDEAWQTQHALFEQAVRAMMDCPIPMIGAVNGAAFAGGLEIALCCDFVYCAPNARFALTEVTLGIMPGAGGTQNLPRAVGVRRAKEIILTGTPFSATDAMDWGLANKLCEDGKLLEDALATAEKIAGNAPISTRQVKKAIDMSTQLDLKSGYAFEIEAYNRMVPTEDRLEGVRAFNEKRKAVFKGK; this comes from the coding sequence ATGCCCGCCAGCCTTCCGGGTCCGTTCGAAACCCTGAGTCTCGAGATGCCGTCCGAGCACGTCCTGTTGCTCACCCTGGACCGGCCGGAGCGCGGCAACGCCCTCAACACCCAGATGGGCTTCGATCTCCGTGATCTCTTCACTGCGCTCTATCACGACCAGCAGGGCATCCGCTGCATCGTCATCACCGGGCGCGGCGAGAAGATCTTCTGCGCGGGCGGGGATCTGAAAGAGCGCAACAACATGACGGATGAGGCCTGGCAGACGCAGCATGCGCTGTTCGAGCAGGCGGTCCGGGCGATGATGGATTGCCCGATCCCGATGATCGGGGCTGTGAACGGTGCGGCCTTCGCGGGCGGATTGGAAATCGCGCTCTGTTGCGATTTCGTCTATTGCGCGCCGAATGCCCGGTTTGCCCTGACCGAAGTCACCCTCGGCATCATGCCGGGCGCGGGCGGCACCCAGAACCTGCCGCGCGCGGTCGGCGTCCGCCGAGCCAAGGAAATCATTCTGACCGGCACGCCTTTCAGCGCTACCGATGCGATGGACTGGGGCCTCGCCAACAAGCTCTGCGAGGACGGCAAGCTGCTGGAAGACGCGCTGGCAACGGCGGAAAAGATCGCGGGCAACGCGCCGATCTCCACCCGCCAGGTGAAGAAAGCCATCGACATGTCGACCCAGCTTGACCTGAAGAGCGGCTACGCCTTCGAGATCGAGGCCTATAACCGCATGGTCCCGACGGAAGACCGCCTGGAGGGCGTCCGCGCCTTCAACGAGAAGCGCAAGGCGGTCTTCAAGGGGAAATAG